A region from the Armatimonadota bacterium genome encodes:
- a CDS encoding B-box zinc finger protein encodes MILMRCARHPDVETGLTCVSCGTPICPDCMVQTPVGMKCPTCGTAPLPRIYQVGPGALAAAVVVAGALGMLAGGILFVWRLGVLAIFLGPFVGGLIGEAASRAAGWKRGRTMATAAAIACGAGIVLLGPQVAVTLAAGGTVSPGSVLALLAYRPFFLLFAALAVTAAFWRTR; translated from the coding sequence GTGATTCTGATGCGGTGCGCGCGCCATCCCGACGTCGAGACGGGCCTTACCTGCGTGAGCTGCGGGACGCCCATCTGTCCCGACTGCATGGTGCAGACGCCGGTGGGTATGAAGTGTCCGACCTGCGGCACCGCCCCACTGCCCAGGATCTATCAGGTCGGCCCCGGCGCGCTGGCCGCCGCCGTGGTGGTGGCCGGCGCCCTCGGCATGCTGGCCGGGGGGATTCTCTTCGTCTGGCGGCTCGGCGTCCTGGCGATCTTCCTCGGCCCGTTCGTCGGCGGCCTGATCGGCGAAGCGGCCAGCCGGGCGGCGGGGTGGAAGCGGGGGCGGACGATGGCTACGGCGGCCGCCATCGCCTGCGGCGCGGGGATCGTGCTGCTTGGTCCCCAGGTGGCGGTGACGCTCGCCGCGGGAGGTACGGTCTCCCCCGGATCGGTCCTGGCCCTCCTGGCCTACCGCCCCTTCTTCCTTCTGTTCGCCGCCCTGGCGGTTACCGCCGCCTTCTGGCGCACACGCTGA
- a CDS encoding YihY/virulence factor BrkB family protein, producing the protein MTLQQAKQTTATVWHRMGRDNVLVLASSTAYAAVLSVFPLLVAVIALLSLFVEGSTAQEAVVAAIRPYLPEQALLVVRDTLRSVVQTRQAAGALGAAGLFWGATAVAGSLRNSLGRVLGGPPRAFWHRAAIDLGMAILSGLFLSLSVLGSAVLAAPPVRPAAALLDRVTGALGDVLPTLAPTVLSVAAFSVVYRLLPRVRLRTATVMWGTALAVGLFELLKLGFFWYLRTLARYPLVYGPLAGMIVFMVWVYLVSVVVLLGAEVMAVLEGHG; encoded by the coding sequence GTGACGCTGCAGCAGGCCAAGCAGACGACCGCCACGGTCTGGCACAGGATGGGTCGCGACAATGTTCTGGTCCTGGCCTCCTCGACGGCGTACGCCGCCGTGCTGTCGGTGTTTCCGCTGCTGGTCGCGGTGATCGCGCTGCTCAGCCTGTTCGTGGAGGGCTCCACGGCGCAGGAAGCGGTGGTCGCGGCGATCCGTCCCTATCTTCCCGAGCAGGCCCTGCTCGTCGTCCGCGACACGCTGCGCAGTGTGGTCCAGACCCGCCAGGCCGCCGGCGCCCTCGGAGCCGCGGGGTTGTTCTGGGGTGCCACGGCCGTGGCCGGCTCGCTGCGCAACTCCTTGGGCCGCGTGCTGGGCGGCCCTCCCCGCGCCTTCTGGCACCGGGCGGCCATCGATCTGGGAATGGCGATCCTGAGCGGGCTGTTCCTGAGCCTGTCGGTGCTGGGATCGGCGGTGCTGGCCGCACCCCCCGTCCGTCCGGCGGCCGCCCTCCTCGACCGGGTGACAGGGGCGCTGGGCGACGTGCTCCCGACGCTGGCGCCCACCGTGCTCTCCGTCGCCGCCTTCTCCGTCGTCTATCGCCTCCTGCCCCGCGTGCGGTTGCGCACCGCCACCGTGATGTGGGGGACGGCCCTGGCCGTGGGGCTCTTCGAACTGCTGAAACTGGGATTTTTCTGGTACCTGCGCACGCTGGCCCGGTATCCCCTGGTCTACGGGCCGCTGGCCGGCATGATCGTCTTCATGGTCTGGGTGTACCTGGTCTCGGTGGTCGTGCTGCTCGGCGCCGAGGTGATGGCCGTGCTGGAGGGCCATGGATAG
- a CDS encoding bifunctional alpha,alpha-trehalose-phosphate synthase (UDP-forming)/trehalose-phosphatase: MDRSAVVASLRDLLGGRRLVIVSNREPYVHRRTPEGIAVERPTGGLVAALDPVLQAAGGTWVAWGSGEADFEVTDGAGRVRVPPGGGSYTLRRVALPKTEVEGYYYGYANRALWPLCHMALAHARFRRRAWKLYQSANRRFAEAVLAEAEVDSVVWIHDYHLALLPRLIRLRRPDQLLIHFWHIPWPAWDIFRACPQRTELLEGLLANDLVAFQHPRHVEHFLECVERELGAGVDRDEGVVEHGGSVTRVEAFPISVDFAALDGLARSRRAERWMARLRRQHRLEGKIVAIGVDRLDYTKGIPERLHALERLFQRFPQYRGRLVFIQKCAPSRTRIKAYRDLQRRVESEVARLNATYGTPEWQPVIYLPRPLPPAGMAALYRLADLCVVSSLQDGMNLVAKEFVACQVDGRGVLLLSELAGAREELSWALPINPYDAGGTAEMMARAATMPVEERAERMGHLRTFVAEHDIYRWMHDHLRAAAHLAARASTRSLHERGYEVRDLLRGRPGVALLIDFDGTLAPIAPAPDQVVLPEASRSALAHLARLPGVLVAVVSGRSLVDIRRRVGVTGIVYAGNHGLEMAGDDWIWTHPEARSARQRIGAVCARLQERLRAVPGVIVEDKGLSAAVHYRLTPHPYLESVRRAVYEETVRTDGVAVRDGKRVFELRPRIDWDKGTAVRWILRRVFGERWPEAVGVIYIGDDRTDEDAFLALPAPAVTVRVGLAPTATAARYALRDAGDVAQFLERLIGWLDPVPVGPPDGVGRSGA, from the coding sequence ATGGATAGATCCGCCGTTGTCGCCTCGCTCCGGGACCTGCTCGGCGGACGCCGGCTGGTCATCGTGAGCAATCGGGAGCCCTACGTCCACAGGCGGACGCCGGAGGGCATCGCCGTCGAGCGTCCCACCGGCGGGCTGGTCGCCGCCCTGGATCCCGTGCTGCAGGCCGCCGGCGGCACGTGGGTGGCCTGGGGCAGCGGGGAGGCGGACTTCGAGGTGACCGACGGCGCCGGCCGCGTCCGCGTCCCCCCCGGCGGCGGGTCGTACACCCTGAGGCGGGTGGCGCTGCCAAAGACCGAGGTCGAAGGCTACTACTACGGCTACGCCAACCGGGCCCTGTGGCCGCTCTGCCACATGGCGCTGGCACACGCCCGCTTCCGTCGGCGGGCCTGGAAACTGTACCAGTCGGCGAACCGGCGATTTGCCGAGGCCGTCCTGGCCGAGGCGGAGGTTGACAGCGTCGTCTGGATCCACGACTACCACCTGGCCCTCCTGCCCAGACTGATCCGCCTCCGCCGGCCGGACCAGCTGCTCATCCACTTCTGGCACATCCCCTGGCCGGCCTGGGACATCTTCCGGGCCTGCCCCCAGCGCACGGAGCTGCTGGAAGGGTTGCTGGCCAACGACCTCGTGGCGTTCCAGCACCCGCGTCACGTCGAGCACTTCCTGGAGTGCGTGGAGCGGGAACTCGGCGCCGGCGTGGACCGCGACGAGGGCGTGGTCGAGCACGGCGGAAGCGTGACCCGGGTGGAGGCCTTCCCCATCAGCGTGGACTTTGCCGCCCTCGACGGGCTGGCCCGGTCGCGCCGGGCCGAGCGCTGGATGGCCAGATTGCGCAGGCAACACCGCCTTGAGGGGAAGATCGTGGCCATCGGCGTGGACCGCCTGGACTACACGAAGGGGATTCCCGAACGGCTGCACGCCCTGGAGCGGCTGTTCCAGCGTTTTCCGCAGTATCGCGGGCGGCTGGTCTTCATCCAGAAGTGCGCCCCCAGCCGCACCCGGATCAAGGCCTACCGCGACCTGCAGCGCCGGGTGGAGTCGGAAGTGGCCCGTCTGAACGCGACCTACGGCACCCCGGAGTGGCAGCCCGTGATCTATCTGCCCCGTCCGCTGCCTCCGGCCGGGATGGCGGCGCTGTACCGGCTCGCCGATCTCTGCGTGGTCAGCTCGCTCCAGGACGGGATGAACCTGGTCGCCAAGGAGTTCGTCGCCTGCCAGGTCGACGGGCGCGGGGTCCTCCTGTTGAGCGAGCTGGCCGGCGCCCGCGAGGAACTCTCCTGGGCGCTGCCCATCAACCCCTACGACGCCGGCGGCACGGCGGAGATGATGGCCCGCGCCGCGACGATGCCGGTCGAAGAACGCGCGGAGCGCATGGGCCACCTCCGGACCTTCGTCGCCGAGCACGACATCTACCGCTGGATGCACGACCACCTTCGGGCCGCCGCGCACCTGGCGGCGCGCGCCTCGACACGGTCGCTCCATGAGCGGGGCTACGAGGTGCGCGACCTCCTCCGCGGTCGCCCCGGGGTGGCGCTGCTGATCGATTTCGACGGCACGCTGGCCCCGATCGCTCCCGCCCCCGACCAGGTCGTGCTTCCGGAGGCGTCCCGCTCCGCCCTGGCGCATCTGGCGCGCCTTCCCGGCGTCCTCGTGGCCGTGGTCAGCGGGCGGTCGCTGGTGGACATCCGCCGGCGGGTGGGGGTGACGGGAATCGTCTATGCCGGGAACCACGGGCTGGAGATGGCCGGCGACGACTGGATCTGGACGCATCCGGAGGCGCGGTCGGCGCGCCAGCGGATCGGTGCGGTGTGCGCGCGCCTGCAGGAGCGGTTGCGGGCGGTCCCCGGCGTCATCGTCGAAGACAAGGGTCTCTCCGCCGCCGTCCACTACCGCCTGACCCCCCATCCCTACCTGGAGTCGGTCCGCCGGGCGGTGTACGAGGAGACGGTGCGCACGGACGGCGTCGCGGTCCGGGACGGCAAGAGGGTCTTCGAGCTGCGGCCCCGGATCGACTGGGACAAGGGCACGGCGGTGCGGTGGATCCTGCGCCGCGTCTTCGGCGAGCGCTGGCCCGAGGCGGTCGGCGTGATCTACATCGGCGACGACCGGACGGACGAGGACGCCTTCCTGGCCCTGCCTGCACCGGCGGTCACGGTGCGCGTCGGGCTGGCCCCCACGGCCACGGCGGCCCGCTACGCCCTGCGGGATGCCGGGGATGTGGCGCAGTTTCTGGAGCGGCTCATCGGCTGGCTGGACCCGGTGCCGGTGGGCCCGCCGGACGGCGTCGGCCGCTCAGGGGCCTAA